A genomic segment from Blastococcus sp. PRF04-17 encodes:
- the rplQ gene encoding 50S ribosomal protein L17, translated as MPTPTKGPRLGGSPSHERLMLANLATSLFEHGRITTTETKAKRLRPLAEKLVTFAKRGDLHARRQVMTTIRDKDVVHTLFAEIGPRYANRPGGYTRITKVGPRKGDNAPMAVIELVEALTVSQQAVGEAERARGTRFASGAGAAAASGEVTADALEDATPVTDTEGTGEDTGPGGDTSPAVVDGSVDEEAQEIVTDVYSPDDERQDDADVTPEPTAVNAAVVDDPNLSPEVAAAAAAEVEAAELGDAATAGRQAPGGEAAPDPK; from the coding sequence ATGCCCACCCCCACCAAGGGCCCCCGTCTCGGCGGGTCCCCCTCGCACGAGCGGCTGATGCTGGCCAACCTGGCCACCTCGCTGTTCGAGCACGGGCGGATCACGACGACCGAGACGAAGGCGAAGCGCCTGCGTCCCCTGGCCGAGAAGCTCGTGACCTTCGCCAAGCGCGGTGACCTGCACGCCCGCCGCCAGGTGATGACGACCATCCGCGACAAGGACGTCGTCCACACGCTCTTCGCCGAGATCGGCCCGCGTTACGCGAACCGGCCCGGGGGCTACACGCGCATCACCAAGGTCGGACCGCGCAAGGGCGACAACGCCCCCATGGCGGTGATCGAGCTGGTCGAGGCGCTGACCGTCTCGCAGCAGGCCGTCGGCGAGGCCGAGCGTGCCCGCGGCACCCGCTTCGCCTCCGGTGCCGGCGCGGCCGCCGCCTCCGGCGAGGTGACCGCCGACGCACTCGAGGACGCCACCCCGGTCACCGACACCGAAGGCACGGGGGAGGACACCGGCCCCGGCGGCGACACCTCCCCGGCCGTCGTCGACGGCTCCGTCGACGAGGAGGCCCAGGAGATCGTCACCGACGTCTACAGCCCCGACGACGAGCGCCAGGACGACGCCGACGTGACTCCCGAGCCGACGGCCGTCAACGCCGCCGTCGTCGACGACCCGAACCTGTCGCCGGAGGTCGCCGCCGCGGCCGCCGCCGAGGTCGAGGCCGCCGAGCTGGGTGACGCGGCGACCGCCGGCCGGCAGGCGCCCGGCGGCGAGGCCGCGCCGGACCCCAAGTAG
- the truA gene encoding tRNA pseudouridine(38-40) synthase TruA: MTRRPPAGRRPAARPRRTPSSPLDEHLPDEPVTDTGGGLVRLRLSIAYDGTDFSGWARQPTRRTVQETLEDALATVLRCPVALTVAGRTDAGVHASGQVAHCDVPSAAWEEQETRLVRRLRGVLPADVAVRRVEVAHPDFDARFAALERSYVYRLFDEPWGPPPLRRRDVVAWPRPLDVDAMSAAATLLLGEHDFAAFCRRREGATTIRTLLDLHVHRELDDASDAELLLIGARADAFCHSMVRSLVGSLLAVGEGRRPADWPASMLSRTERASEVPVAPAAGLTLVDVGYPLDRDLAARTVVTRARRG, from the coding sequence GTGACGCGGCGACCGCCGGCCGGCAGGCGCCCGGCGGCGAGGCCGCGCCGGACCCCAAGTAGTCCCCTGGACGAGCACCTCCCGGACGAGCCCGTCACCGACACCGGTGGCGGGCTCGTCCGTCTCCGCCTGTCGATCGCCTACGACGGCACCGACTTCTCCGGTTGGGCGCGGCAGCCCACCCGGCGCACCGTCCAGGAGACGCTGGAGGACGCCCTCGCGACCGTGCTCCGCTGCCCGGTCGCGCTGACCGTCGCCGGCCGCACCGACGCCGGCGTGCACGCCAGCGGCCAGGTGGCGCACTGCGACGTCCCCTCCGCCGCCTGGGAGGAGCAGGAGACCCGCCTGGTCCGGCGGCTGCGCGGCGTCCTTCCGGCGGACGTGGCCGTGCGCCGCGTCGAGGTCGCCCATCCCGACTTCGACGCCCGCTTCGCCGCGCTGGAGAGGTCCTACGTCTACCGGTTGTTCGACGAACCGTGGGGGCCACCGCCGCTGCGCCGCAGGGACGTCGTCGCCTGGCCGCGTCCGCTCGACGTCGACGCCATGTCCGCCGCGGCCACGCTCCTGCTGGGCGAACACGACTTCGCCGCGTTCTGCCGGCGACGGGAGGGTGCGACGACGATCCGCACGCTGCTCGACCTGCACGTCCACCGCGAGCTCGACGACGCGTCGGACGCCGAACTGCTCCTGATCGGTGCCCGCGCCGACGCCTTCTGCCACTCGATGGTCCGCAGCCTCGTCGGCTCGCTGCTCGCGGTCGGTGAGGGGCGGCGGCCGGCGGACTGGCCGGCGTCCATGCTCAGCCGCACCGAGCGCGCCAGCGAGGTGCCGGTCGCCCCCGCTGCCGGCCTCACCCTGGTCGACGTGGGCTATCCCCTCGACCGCGACCTCGCCGCGCGGACCGTGGTGACCCGCGCCCGCCGCGGCTGA
- a CDS encoding AMIN-like domain-containing (lipo)protein, with the protein MLRRCAVLLSVALLAGGCTQVRQGVAAPSPSATSPSATSPSPTSPSPTQEPDGPTEPPTTEGGGGPAQPGSEDDGSAMRVQGLRFTSDDGSTTLVVNLSSSGVPEWTVGYSDASTPSGRPVDIAGDAFLKLRLKTQSGSDGQGSSKIRVSPGPVAEARTTGVADGYEEVLIGVRDGEQPFRAYALTDPGRIVIEVGGPG; encoded by the coding sequence ATGCTCCGCCGCTGCGCCGTCCTGCTGTCCGTCGCGCTCCTCGCCGGCGGGTGCACGCAGGTGCGCCAGGGGGTGGCGGCACCGTCGCCGTCCGCGACCTCGCCGTCCGCGACCTCGCCGTCCCCGACCTCGCCGTCCCCGACGCAGGAGCCGGACGGTCCGACGGAACCGCCGACCACCGAGGGCGGCGGTGGGCCGGCGCAGCCGGGTTCGGAGGACGACGGGAGCGCCATGCGGGTGCAGGGTCTGCGGTTCACCAGCGACGACGGCTCCACGACGCTCGTGGTGAACCTGAGCTCGAGCGGCGTCCCGGAGTGGACCGTCGGCTACTCCGACGCCTCGACCCCGAGTGGGCGGCCGGTCGACATCGCCGGCGACGCCTTCCTCAAGCTGCGGCTGAAGACGCAGTCCGGGTCGGACGGACAGGGCTCGTCGAAGATCCGGGTGAGCCCGGGGCCGGTCGCCGAGGCGCGGACGACCGGGGTCGCCGACGGCTACGAGGAGGTGCTCATCGGGGTGCGCGACGGCGAGCAGCCGTTCCGCGCCTACGCGCTGACCGATCCGGGCCGCATCGTCATCGAGGTGGGCGGCCCGGGCTGA
- the mobA gene encoding molybdenum cofactor guanylyltransferase: MDDLPPYTAVVLAGGRAARLGGQAKPQLEVGGRTMLAAVLDAVADAERRVVVGPPQPAPPNVVLVREQPPGGGPVAALRAGLAEVGTDVVAVLAGDLPFLTRSLIADLRTRLTGDGVLVVDDTGRDQLLLGVWRTTAVRSAVADVRGPTSLRKVFAPLAVRRLRPQVPPGNPPPWLDCDTPADLQRARAVAAARPSPGPPRFRAPRDRA; encoded by the coding sequence GTGGACGACCTGCCCCCCTACACGGCCGTGGTGCTGGCCGGTGGGCGGGCGGCTCGCCTCGGCGGGCAGGCCAAGCCGCAGCTCGAGGTGGGCGGGCGGACGATGCTCGCCGCCGTCCTCGACGCGGTCGCCGACGCCGAGCGACGGGTGGTCGTCGGGCCGCCGCAGCCGGCTCCCCCGAACGTCGTCCTGGTGCGCGAGCAGCCGCCCGGCGGCGGGCCGGTCGCCGCGCTCCGCGCCGGCCTCGCCGAGGTCGGCACCGACGTCGTGGCGGTGCTCGCCGGTGACCTGCCGTTCCTCACGCGGTCGCTGATCGCCGACCTCCGCACCCGGCTGACCGGCGACGGCGTCCTGGTCGTGGACGACACCGGCCGCGACCAGTTGCTGCTCGGCGTCTGGCGGACGACGGCGGTGCGTTCCGCCGTTGCCGACGTCCGCGGGCCGACGTCGCTGCGCAAGGTGTTCGCGCCGCTCGCCGTCCGGCGGCTGCGTCCGCAGGTACCCCCGGGGAACCCGCCGCCGTGGCTGGACTGCGACACCCCGGCCGACCTCCAGCGCGCCCGGGCCGTGGCGGCCGCTCGGCCCTCGCCCGGTCCGCCGCGCTTCCGGGCACCCCGCGACCGGGCTTGA
- the fdhD gene encoding formate dehydrogenase accessory sulfurtransferase FdhD, whose protein sequence is MGRVTSRTPVLRIRGPVRTTRPDTVAAEEPLEIRLAGAPLAVTMRTPGHDFDLVHGFLATEGVITGSDDVAGLRYCDSVDADGRNTYNVVDVDLTPGVPVPDTGLERNFYTSSSCGVCGKASIDAIRTKTRFDVAADPVRLPLEVLFALPDRLRAAQEVFEKTGGLHAAGLFTAGGELVALREDVGRHNAVDKVVGDGVREGRLPLAGHVLMVSGRASFELTQKAAMAGIPVLAAVSAPSSLAVELAREVGITLVGFLRGDGCNVYTAQERVELQ, encoded by the coding sequence GTGGGACGAGTGACCAGCCGCACGCCGGTACTGCGGATCCGCGGGCCGGTGCGCACCACGCGACCGGACACCGTCGCGGCGGAGGAACCGCTGGAGATCCGGCTGGCCGGGGCGCCGCTGGCGGTCACCATGCGCACGCCGGGGCACGACTTCGACCTGGTGCACGGGTTCCTGGCCACCGAGGGCGTCATCACCGGCTCCGACGACGTCGCGGGGCTGCGCTACTGCGACTCGGTCGACGCCGACGGTCGCAACACCTACAACGTCGTCGACGTCGACCTCACTCCGGGCGTGCCCGTGCCCGACACCGGCCTGGAGCGGAACTTCTACACCTCGAGCTCGTGCGGTGTCTGCGGCAAGGCGAGCATCGACGCGATCCGGACGAAGACGCGGTTCGACGTCGCGGCCGACCCGGTGCGGCTGCCGCTGGAGGTGCTGTTCGCGCTGCCCGACCGGCTGCGGGCCGCCCAGGAGGTGTTCGAGAAGACCGGCGGGCTGCACGCCGCAGGCCTGTTCACCGCGGGCGGGGAGCTGGTGGCGCTGCGCGAGGACGTCGGCCGGCACAACGCCGTGGACAAGGTCGTCGGTGACGGAGTGCGCGAGGGCCGGCTGCCACTGGCCGGCCACGTGCTCATGGTCAGCGGTCGCGCGAGCTTCGAGCTGACGCAGAAGGCGGCGATGGCGGGCATCCCGGTGCTGGCAGCGGTCTCGGCGCCGTCGTCCCTGGCCGTGGAGCTGGCCCGCGAGGTGGGCATCACCCTGGTCGGGTTCCTGCGCGGCGACGGCTGCAACGTGTACACCGCCCAGGAGCGGGTCGAGCTTCAGTAG
- a CDS encoding VOC family protein, whose protein sequence is MADVPLGRLEKTVLDCPDPRALAAFYGEILGMGVNEDTDGDWVVIGREAGMRELAFQRADPYVPPRWPDPAHPQQEHLDIRVLHPDEAERAVLALGATLLAGEKGTGFRVFADPAGHPFCLVY, encoded by the coding sequence ATGGCTGACGTGCCGCTCGGACGGCTCGAGAAGACGGTGCTGGACTGCCCCGACCCGAGGGCGCTGGCCGCCTTCTACGGCGAGATCCTCGGCATGGGCGTCAACGAGGACACCGACGGCGACTGGGTGGTCATCGGCCGCGAGGCCGGCATGCGGGAGCTGGCCTTCCAGCGCGCCGACCCGTACGTGCCCCCGCGCTGGCCGGACCCCGCGCACCCGCAGCAGGAGCACCTCGACATCCGCGTCCTCCACCCCGACGAGGCCGAGCGGGCGGTCCTGGCCCTCGGCGCCACGCTGCTGGCCGGCGAGAAGGGCACCGGGTTCCGGGTGTTCGCCGACCCGGCCGGTCACCCCTTCTGCCTGGTCTACTGA
- a CDS encoding MogA/MoaB family molybdenum cofactor biosynthesis protein: protein MSPPVDRGALPGDARAVVVTASNRAAAGVYEDRSGKALVEGLEALGFDVEGPRVRPDDRDELEAVLRNAVDAGFDVVLTTGGTGLSPTDVTPEATRPVLEREAPGIAEAVRRHGAGKGVHTSVLSRGLAGVAGRTLIVNLPGSTGGVRDALEVLGPLLPHVVSQLRGGDHG, encoded by the coding sequence ATGAGCCCCCCTGTCGATCGCGGAGCGCTGCCCGGCGACGCCCGAGCCGTCGTCGTCACCGCCTCCAACCGGGCCGCCGCCGGCGTCTACGAGGACCGCAGCGGCAAGGCGCTCGTCGAAGGGCTGGAGGCCCTCGGCTTCGACGTGGAGGGTCCGCGCGTGCGACCCGATGACCGCGACGAACTCGAGGCGGTGCTGCGGAACGCGGTGGACGCCGGCTTCGACGTCGTCCTGACCACGGGCGGCACGGGGCTCTCCCCCACCGACGTGACCCCGGAGGCGACGCGGCCGGTGCTCGAGCGGGAGGCGCCCGGCATCGCCGAGGCCGTGCGGCGTCACGGAGCCGGGAAGGGCGTGCACACGTCGGTGCTGTCCCGGGGACTGGCCGGTGTCGCCGGCCGCACCCTGATCGTGAACCTGCCGGGCTCGACGGGTGGGGTCCGCGACGCGCTCGAGGTGCTCGGACCGCTGCTCCCCCACGTCGTGAGCCAGTTGCGCGGTGGTGATCATGGCTGA
- the moaC gene encoding cyclic pyranopterin monophosphate synthase MoaC, protein MTERRLTHVDERGAARMVDVTDKPVTARVATAAGRVLVSPEVVGLLRGSGVPKGDAVAVARIAGIAGAKRTPDLVPLCHPIALHGVTVDIEVADEAVEITATARTADRTGVEMEALTSVTVAGLTVIDMVKAVDPRATITDVRLLAKSGGKSGEWVR, encoded by the coding sequence ATGACCGAGAGACGGCTGACCCACGTCGACGAGAGGGGGGCGGCGCGGATGGTCGACGTCACCGACAAGCCGGTCACCGCCCGGGTGGCCACCGCGGCCGGCCGGGTGCTGGTCAGCCCGGAGGTCGTCGGCCTGCTCCGGGGCTCGGGCGTACCGAAGGGCGACGCGGTGGCGGTGGCCCGGATCGCGGGGATCGCGGGGGCCAAGCGGACGCCGGACCTCGTGCCGCTGTGCCACCCGATCGCCCTGCACGGCGTCACCGTCGACATCGAGGTGGCCGACGAGGCCGTCGAGATCACGGCCACCGCGCGGACGGCGGACCGCACCGGCGTCGAGATGGAGGCGCTCACATCGGTGACGGTCGCCGGTCTCACCGTGATCGACATGGTCAAGGCCGTCGACCCGCGCGCGACCATCACCGACGTGCGGCTGCTGGCCAAGAGCGGCGGCAAGAGCGGGGAATGGGTGCGATGA
- the moeA gene encoding molybdopterin molybdotransferase MoeA — protein sequence MSAVRTVEEHRAVVAGLLADLGEETVELAEAHGRVLARDVPAAVALPGFDNSAMDGYAGRWAEITAAARAPVRLPVADDIPAGRTDVVPLVPGTVQRIMTGAPLPPGADVVVPVEMTDGATDVVEIRDCPARGTHLRAAGEDIAAGAVALQAGSPLGTAQLGLAAAVGVTHLPVRRRPRVLVLSTGSELVAPGTPLRHGQIYESNSQLLVAAVEEAGGRARRLHFVPDDVGQFLAAVRAEAATADLLITSGGVSAGAYEVVKDAFRGLGTVEFTKVAMQPGGPQGAGTVDDVPVVTLPGNPVSAFVSFEVFVRPALRRALGHSLPDRLQVPARLSGALRSPAGRRQFLRGHYEAGRVSQVGGPGSHLVAHLARANCLVVVPEDVTELPAGAEVDVVLIEGALR from the coding sequence ATGAGCGCCGTGCGGACCGTCGAGGAACACCGGGCAGTGGTCGCCGGGCTGCTGGCCGACCTGGGCGAGGAGACCGTGGAGCTCGCGGAGGCGCACGGGCGGGTGCTCGCGCGCGACGTCCCCGCGGCCGTCGCGCTGCCGGGCTTCGACAACTCCGCCATGGACGGCTACGCCGGCCGGTGGGCGGAGATCACGGCCGCCGCACGGGCACCGGTCCGCCTCCCGGTCGCCGACGACATCCCGGCCGGCCGCACCGACGTCGTCCCGCTGGTTCCCGGCACGGTGCAACGGATCATGACCGGCGCCCCGCTCCCGCCCGGCGCCGACGTCGTCGTCCCGGTCGAGATGACCGACGGCGCGACCGACGTCGTCGAGATCCGTGACTGCCCGGCGCGGGGCACCCACCTGCGCGCAGCCGGCGAGGACATCGCGGCCGGCGCAGTCGCCCTGCAGGCCGGCAGCCCGCTCGGGACGGCGCAGCTGGGCCTGGCCGCCGCGGTGGGCGTCACCCACCTGCCGGTCCGCCGCCGGCCCCGGGTGCTCGTGCTCTCGACCGGCAGCGAGCTGGTGGCGCCGGGCACGCCCCTGCGGCACGGCCAGATCTACGAGTCCAACTCGCAGCTGCTGGTCGCCGCGGTCGAGGAGGCCGGGGGCCGGGCCCGCCGGCTGCACTTCGTGCCGGACGACGTCGGGCAGTTCCTGGCCGCCGTGCGCGCCGAGGCGGCGACGGCCGACCTGCTGATCACCAGCGGCGGGGTGAGCGCCGGCGCCTACGAGGTGGTCAAGGACGCGTTCCGCGGACTGGGCACGGTGGAGTTCACCAAGGTCGCCATGCAACCGGGCGGCCCGCAGGGCGCCGGCACCGTGGACGACGTCCCGGTGGTGACGCTGCCCGGCAATCCGGTGAGCGCCTTCGTGTCGTTCGAGGTGTTCGTCCGCCCGGCCCTCCGCCGCGCACTCGGCCACTCCCTGCCCGACCGGCTGCAGGTGCCCGCCCGGTTGTCCGGCGCCCTGCGGTCCCCCGCGGGCCGGCGCCAGTTCCTCCGCGGCCACTACGAGGCCGGCCGGGTGTCGCAGGTCGGCGGGCCGGGCTCGCACCTGGTGGCGCACCTGGCGCGCGCCAACTGCCTGGTGGTCGTCCCCGAGGACGTCACCGAACTGCCCGCCGGCGCCGAGGTCGACGTCGTGCTGATCGAAGGAGCGCTCCGATGA
- a CDS encoding beta-class carbonic anhydrase, whose translation MAEIDRMLEANEKWAQRFPGSKPVRPGRAVAVVACMDARMPLFQLLGLEVGDAHVIRNAGGVITEDTIRSLTISQHLLGTREVVLVHHTDCGLEKSDDVSFGDLVEQATGRRPPWAPRFFTDVDDDVRESMRLIRDSPYLLSHEVRGTVYDVETGRIREIKDPAAPHHS comes from the coding sequence GTGGCCGAGATCGACCGGATGCTCGAGGCGAACGAGAAGTGGGCGCAGCGGTTCCCCGGCAGCAAGCCGGTGCGGCCGGGGCGGGCCGTGGCGGTCGTCGCATGCATGGACGCCCGCATGCCGCTGTTCCAGCTGCTCGGGCTCGAGGTCGGCGACGCCCACGTCATCCGCAACGCCGGCGGGGTGATCACCGAGGACACGATCCGGTCGCTGACGATCTCGCAGCACCTGCTGGGCACCCGGGAGGTGGTGCTGGTGCACCACACCGACTGCGGTCTGGAGAAGAGCGACGACGTGAGCTTCGGTGACCTGGTCGAGCAGGCGACCGGACGCCGTCCGCCGTGGGCGCCGCGGTTCTTCACCGACGTCGACGACGACGTCCGGGAGTCGATGCGGCTGATCAGGGACAGCCCGTACCTGCTCTCGCACGAGGTGCGTGGGACCGTGTACGACGTGGAGACGGGGCGGATCCGCGAGATCAAGGACCCCGCTGCCCCCCACCACTCGTAA
- the rplM gene encoding 50S ribosomal protein L13, translated as MRTYSPKPGEVARAWHVIDATDVVLGRLASQTAQLLRGKHKPQYAPHVDVGDFVVIVNAGKVALTGSKREDKRAYRHSGHPGGLKTINVGDQLRTHPDRVVERAIKGMLPHNSLGRQMLSKLKVYAGPEHPHAAQQPQPFEIKQVAQ; from the coding sequence GTGCGCACGTACTCACCCAAGCCCGGCGAGGTCGCCCGGGCCTGGCACGTCATCGACGCCACCGACGTGGTGCTCGGTCGACTCGCCAGCCAGACCGCGCAGCTCCTGCGCGGCAAGCACAAGCCCCAGTACGCCCCGCACGTGGACGTCGGCGACTTCGTCGTCATCGTGAACGCGGGCAAGGTCGCTCTGACCGGCAGCAAGCGCGAGGACAAGCGCGCCTACCGCCACTCCGGTCACCCGGGTGGCCTCAAGACCATCAACGTCGGCGACCAGCTGCGCACCCACCCCGACCGCGTCGTCGAGCGCGCGATCAAGGGCATGCTGCCGCACAACAGCCTGGGCCGTCAGATGCTGTCCAAGCTCAAGGTCTACGCCGGCCCGGAGCACCCCCACGCTGCGCAGCAGCCCCAGCCCTTCGAGATCAAGCAGGTGGCCCAGTGA
- the rpsI gene encoding 30S ribosomal protein S9 has product MTSPVTDVDGRPIQTVGRRKEAVVRVRLLPGTGQFTLNGRTLEDYFPNKVHQQLIREPFVTLEKAEQYDVVGLLKGGGVTGQAGALRLAIARALIEAEADDRPALKKAGFLTRDARVKERKKYGLKKARKAPQYSKR; this is encoded by the coding sequence GTGACCAGCCCCGTGACCGACGTCGACGGGCGTCCCATCCAGACCGTCGGCCGCCGCAAGGAGGCGGTCGTCCGCGTGCGTCTGCTGCCCGGCACCGGCCAGTTCACGCTCAACGGCCGCACCCTCGAGGACTACTTCCCGAACAAGGTGCACCAGCAGCTCATCCGTGAGCCCTTCGTGACCTTGGAGAAGGCCGAGCAGTACGACGTCGTCGGCCTGCTCAAGGGTGGCGGCGTCACCGGCCAGGCCGGCGCCCTGCGCCTGGCCATCGCCCGGGCCCTCATCGAGGCCGAGGCCGACGACCGCCCGGCGCTGAAGAAGGCCGGCTTCCTCACCCGTGACGCACGGGTCAAGGAGCGCAAGAAGTACGGCCTCAAGAAGGCCCGCAAGGCGCCTCAGTACTCCAAGCGCTGA
- the glmM gene encoding phosphoglucosamine mutase: MGRLFGTDGVRGRANADLTPELALAVARAAASVLADRDGTHRPVAVVGRDPRASGEMLEAAVVAGLTSAGAEVLLAGVVPTPALAHLTAVSGADLGVMISASHNPMPDNGIKLFSRGGHKLPDAVEADIERTVAGGSSEEHRPTGGGIGRVRVLEDAAEDYVAHLLSTVEGSLAGLTLVVDCAHGAAAATAPEVYRRAGATVHAIGCEPDGWNINDGVGSTHLGPLVEAVRAHGADLGIAHDGDADRCLAVTADGDVVDGDAILAICAIALHDRGALKDDTVVATVMSNLGFHHTMRGAGIAVHTTAVGDRYVLEALKDRGLSLGGEQSGHLVFLEHATTGDGLLTGLALMSRMSATGSSLAELASVIQRLPQTLVNVPVTDRLAVAESDQVAEAVNAVEEELGDTGRVLLRPSGTEQLVRVMVEAPTQEQADQVAHRLAEVVAQVG; the protein is encoded by the coding sequence TTGGGTCGCCTGTTCGGGACCGACGGCGTCCGTGGTCGGGCCAACGCCGACCTCACGCCGGAGCTGGCCCTGGCGGTGGCACGTGCTGCCGCATCCGTCCTCGCCGACCGCGACGGGACACATCGTCCCGTCGCGGTCGTCGGGCGCGACCCCCGTGCCAGCGGGGAGATGCTCGAGGCCGCGGTGGTGGCCGGCCTGACGAGCGCGGGCGCCGAGGTGCTGCTCGCCGGCGTCGTCCCGACGCCCGCACTGGCCCACCTGACCGCGGTGAGCGGCGCCGACCTCGGCGTCATGATCTCGGCCAGCCACAACCCCATGCCCGACAACGGCATCAAGCTGTTCAGCCGGGGCGGGCACAAGCTGCCCGACGCCGTCGAGGCCGACATTGAGCGCACCGTCGCCGGCGGCAGCTCCGAGGAGCACCGGCCCACCGGCGGCGGGATCGGCCGGGTGCGCGTGCTCGAGGACGCCGCCGAGGACTACGTCGCGCACCTGCTGTCCACCGTCGAGGGATCGCTGGCCGGCCTGACGCTCGTCGTCGACTGCGCGCACGGCGCCGCGGCCGCGACCGCGCCGGAGGTCTACCGGCGTGCCGGGGCGACGGTGCACGCCATCGGGTGCGAGCCCGACGGCTGGAACATCAACGACGGCGTCGGGTCCACCCACCTCGGTCCGCTGGTCGAGGCCGTACGCGCCCATGGCGCGGACCTCGGCATCGCGCACGACGGCGACGCCGACCGGTGCCTGGCCGTGACGGCCGACGGCGACGTGGTCGACGGCGACGCCATCCTGGCCATCTGCGCCATCGCGCTGCACGACCGGGGCGCGCTCAAGGACGACACGGTCGTCGCGACGGTGATGAGCAACCTCGGCTTCCACCACACGATGCGCGGCGCCGGCATCGCCGTGCACACCACCGCGGTCGGTGACCGCTACGTGCTCGAGGCGCTGAAGGACCGTGGACTGAGCCTGGGTGGCGAGCAGAGCGGACACCTGGTGTTCCTGGAGCACGCCACGACCGGCGACGGGCTGCTCACCGGCCTCGCGCTGATGTCGCGCATGAGCGCCACCGGCTCGTCGCTCGCCGAGCTGGCCTCGGTGATCCAGCGGCTGCCGCAGACCCTGGTGAACGTGCCGGTCACCGACCGGCTGGCGGTGGCAGAGAGTGACCAGGTGGCCGAGGCGGTCAACGCCGTCGAGGAGGAGCTCGGCGACACCGGGCGGGTGCTCCTGCGCCCCTCGGGAACCGAGCAGCTGGTCCGGGTGATGGTCGAGGCCCCGACACAGGAGCAGGCAGACCAGGTGGCCCACCGGCTGGCCGAGGTCGTCGCCCAGGTCGGGTAG